GGCGCCGCCCAGGTCATCCACAGCGACCACTTGCGAGGTGGAAATGCGCAGCGGCGAGCGGTCCGGCGCGTAAGCCACCTGGATGCCCGCAGGTACGCCCGGCTTGGCGATGCCCATGCTGCGCTCGCCGATCAAGGCCGCACGCTTGGCCAGGTAGTCCGGTGCGACAAGACCCGCCACCGGCACCGGAACGAAGTCCGTGTCGGCGACATAGAGCGCGCGATCGGCAAACGCCAGGCGCCCAGCTTCGGCCAGCAGATGCACGGCTTCCGGTGTGGGCTCAAGGCCGGCAGGCGACGGGCTTTTCACTGGGAGCATGGGGGCGATGGCCAGGGCGGGATCGCGGGCCTCCAGCGCCTGCAAGGTGCCGAGGATTTGCGCGATGGCGACTCCACCGGATGACGGCGGCGGCATACCGCAGACTTTCCACTGTTTGTAGTCGGTGCACAGCGGCGTACGCTCCTTGGCGGTGTAGCCCCTGAGATCCGCCTGGGACAGGCTGCCCGCGTTGCGATGGCCCTGCACCTTGCGCACGATTTCATCAGCAATCGGCCCTTGATACAGCGCATCCGGGCCTTCCTTGGCGATGCGTTTGAATACATTGGCCAGTGCCGGGTTTTTCAACAGGGTACCGGTGGCTTTCGGCGTGCCATCGGCGTTCAGGAAGTACGCCGCCATGTCTGGCGATTGTGCGATAGAGCGGTCGGCTGCGATCAGGCTGTGCAGGCGTGGAGAAATCGCGAAGCCCTGTTCCGCCAAACGGATTGCCGGCTCGAACAGCTCGGCCCATTGCAGGTGACCGGTCTTCTTGTGAGCCATCTCCAGTGCTCGCAATACCCCAGGCGTGCCGACCGAACGCCCACCAATCTGCGCCTCTGGGAATGTCATCGGCTTGCCATCAGCCTTCAGGAACAACCGCTCCGTCGCCCCGGCCGGTGCGGTCTCACGGCCGTCATAGGCGTGCACGGTTTTTCCATCCCACAGCATGATGAATGCGCCACCGCCGATGCCGGATGATTGCGGCTCCACCAGGGTCAATACCGCCTGCATCGCAATTGCTGCATCAATCGCCGAACCGCCTTTGCGCAGCATTTCGCGTCCAGCCTCGGCCGCCAGGGGGTTGGCGGCGGCGGCCATATGGCGCTCGGCGTGTTGGGTGGTGAGGTCGGTGCGATAGCCTGAACCCAGTTCGGGAGCCGGTGGCTGTTCGTTGACAGAGGTATTGCATGCAGCCAGGGCGAGGGCTGCGGCAATCACCGACAGTTGACGGCGGGAAATCGAAAACACGCGCTGAACTCCGTTCATTTTGAGAATGATCTGTTGTCCTTGGGGTACTGCGTTTTACAGGTAAATCGTGCCTTGCAGGTAGAGCACGGCATGGCCGGAAATGATCACGCGGTCACCCTTGAGTTCGCAGCGCAGTTGGCCGCGGCGCGTTCCGCCTTGTTCCGCTGTCAGTTGCGACTTGCCCAAGCGTTCGGCCCAGAACGGCGCCAGTGAAGTGTGGGCTGAGCCCGTGACCGGGTCTTCATTCACACCCACGTTGGGGCCGAACCAGCGCGAAACGAAATCAAAACGCGCGCTTTTGGCGGTCACTGCAATCCCGCGTTTCGGCAAGCCTTTGAGGCGGGCGAAATCCGGCTTCAGTGCGGCGACTTGCGCTTCGTCTTCCAGCAACACGATGTAGTCATCGGTGCTGAACACGTCGGCCTGTTCAATGCCCAGCGCGCTCAACATTCCGTCGGGTGGTTCGCAGGGTTGGGGTTGCTTTGCCGGGAAGTCCATCGCCAGTTCATTGCCGTTGCGGGTCACCCGCAGTTCGCCGCTGCGTGTCGCAAAGCGCAACACTTCAGGCGCGTCCGGCAGTTGGTGAATCAGCACCCACGCCGCCGCAAGTGTGGCGTGGCCGCACAGGTCCACTTCGACCTCCGGCGTAAACCAGCGCAGCTCGTAGAACCCGTCACGGGGCACGAAGTAGGCGGTTTCAGAGAGGTTGTTTTCTGCCGCGATGTTTTGCAGCTGCTCATCGCTGAGCCACTCGGTCAGCGGGCAGACAGCGGCCGGGTTGCCGCCGAAGACGGACTGGCTGAAAGCGTCGACTTGATAGATATCCAGTTTCATCGAGAGCACTCCGTGTAAGGGTGGAGCCGGACACTAACAGTGGGTCAGGCAAGCGTCAAAATACAGATGAGCGGTTTTTTCCTGCGCATGCAGTCGCCGTTATGGAAAAGCCTGCCTGGAACCAAACAGGGCGGATACCCACTAGACAGCTGTGATGAATTTTGTTTGGGAGTATTGCCATGCGCACAGAATTGAAAGCTCTCTTTAAGCTGCAGCATGACCTGGTGGAACGCTTGAAGAGGCCGGCCCAGGAACCGCCTCCGCCCGTGTTGTTGCACTATCAATCGTTGCAACCGACTTCGATGCAGTTCGATGTGTCCCTGCGCGATGGCAAGGTGCAGGCTGATACGACACTCACCGGGCGTGAGATTGCCCGCCACCTCAACCAGCCCGATAAGCACTATGTGGCTGATGGTCCTTCTGTAGCAGGTACGTTGCGGATGAAGGATGAGCGCCAGTACGTGTTTCACATCCAATCCACGCCGTCTGTTGCTGCGGTGTTCAAAAGCAGTCTTGCGGATACAACCGGCGGCGCTGGCGAGAGCCCGGGGCGCGCGCATGTGGGGAGCGTCAGCGCTGTTCAGACGACGGTGGATGGCCAGCAGTTTCGCCTGGATGGCCAGCGCCTG
The genomic region above belongs to Pseudomonas azotoformans and contains:
- a CDS encoding PhzF family phenazine biosynthesis protein produces the protein MKLDIYQVDAFSQSVFGGNPAAVCPLTEWLSDEQLQNIAAENNLSETAYFVPRDGFYELRWFTPEVEVDLCGHATLAAAWVLIHQLPDAPEVLRFATRSGELRVTRNGNELAMDFPAKQPQPCEPPDGMLSALGIEQADVFSTDDYIVLLEDEAQVAALKPDFARLKGLPKRGIAVTAKSARFDFVSRWFGPNVGVNEDPVTGSAHTSLAPFWAERLGKSQLTAEQGGTRRGQLRCELKGDRVIISGHAVLYLQGTIYL
- the ggt gene encoding gamma-glutamyltransferase, with the protein product MNGVQRVFSISRRQLSVIAAALALAACNTSVNEQPPAPELGSGYRTDLTTQHAERHMAAAANPLAAEAGREMLRKGGSAIDAAIAMQAVLTLVEPQSSGIGGGAFIMLWDGKTVHAYDGRETAPAGATERLFLKADGKPMTFPEAQIGGRSVGTPGVLRALEMAHKKTGHLQWAELFEPAIRLAEQGFAISPRLHSLIAADRSIAQSPDMAAYFLNADGTPKATGTLLKNPALANVFKRIAKEGPDALYQGPIADEIVRKVQGHRNAGSLSQADLRGYTAKERTPLCTDYKQWKVCGMPPPSSGGVAIAQILGTLQALEARDPALAIAPMLPVKSPSPAGLEPTPEAVHLLAEAGRLAFADRALYVADTDFVPVPVAGLVAPDYLAKRAALIGERSMGIAKPGVPAGIQVAYAPDRSPLRISTSQVVAVDDLGGAVSMTTTVEAAFGSHVMVQGFLLNNQMTDFSFIPEENGQPVANRVEPGKRPRSAMAPTLVFERNSGELLATVGSPGGSQIIEYVSKSLVAMLDWKLDPQTAISLPNFGSRNGATELETGLFSPALKQALKDKGHALSEIDMTSGIQAIVRTRDAQGKLSLSGGADPRREGAAVGD